DNA sequence from the Sulfurimonas sp. HSL3-1 genome:
GGTTGAGCGCAACGGGGCCGAGGAGTTCTTTACCAAGGCGTCGCCGCCGCCGGTGGAGAAGATGCCTTCCGAAGCGGAGGACGGTCTGCTCTTCTAGCTTCCTGTGCTACAATGGCCCAAAGGAGAGCGCATGACAAAGATCACCCTTGGCATCACGGCGACGGCACTTCTGCTTCAGGCGGGGGTCTTTGACGCCGGAACAAAGAGCGTGGCGCTGACAGTGGGCACCGGCAGCGGTTTTGACAGCACCTACACGATCGTAGGCGTCAGCGCGAACTACTTCGCCTTTAACGGCCTCTCCGTCGGTGTCGGCTACCGGGGGTGGTTCGGCGGCACGCCGACGATGAACGAGGTTGACCTGCCGGTGACCTACTATCTCCCTCTCTCGCCTACCTTTCGTCCCTATGCCGGTGTTTTTTACCGGCACACTTTCATCAGCGGCCATTATGACGATTACGAGACCGTCGGCGCACGGGCGGGGATCGCCTACGCCGAAGGACGTGCCTGCCTGTCGGTGGGGTGGGCCGAGGAGTGGTACAGCCGCAGCAACGGCGATACGATCCGCCGCGGTTACCCGGAGATCACCGCCGCCATCAGTTTCTAGGCTTTACGGTAACAAGCAACGTAGCGGTTAGAGTGAAAAAAATAGATTGTCGAGTGGGAAGAGTGGTATAGCAAGACGGGGCGTTGCATTTGATGCATGATGATGACGCTGCCGGGAGCAGCGTTGTACTTTTGTCCTCGCATTGCTGCGGAATTCCGCTGTGCTACATGCGCCACAGCGGCCGAGCGTAGCTATACGGGGCTTTGCTCCCTATCGCGTGTATTAAGAATGATACGCTCGGTTCAGCGCGCTGAACATTGCCATGACTCCGGCGATGGTGATGTCGTTGTCGCGGCCGACGCCGAAGAACGCACCGAAATCTTCCGTTTCGATCTCGATGTAGGCCACGGCCTTGGCCGACGACTGCTCCCCGCAGGAGTGCTCGGAGTACGAACGCAGCACGAAGGCGTGCGGGAACTTTTCGCCGAGGGCTTTGCGGCAGGCGTCGATAGGCCCGTTGCCCTGACCCGTGCTCGTGATCTCCTCGCCCTCAAACCGGTAGGTCAGTTTGACCGTCACGATGCCGCTTTTTGATGTCTCCGAGTTGACGGCCATATCCACGAACTCAATGTACTGCGGCACCTCGAAATAGGTCTTTTCGAAAATGCCCAGGATCTCTTCTGCCGTCAGTTCGCGCCCCTCGACGTCCGTGATACCCTGAACGATGCGCCCGATCTCGGGGTGCATTTTTTTGGGGAGCTGGTAGCCGAACTTGTCCTCGAGGATGTAGGCGACGCCCCCTTTGCCCGACTGCGAATTGATGCGGATGATACTCTCATAAGTCCGGCCGACGTCGGCGGGGTCGATCGGCAGGTAGGGCACCTCCCAGAACGGTTCGCTCTTCGCGCGCTGGTAGGCCAGCCCTTTGTTGATGGCATCCTGGTGGGAGCCGGAAAAGGCCGTATAGACCAGTTCGCCCACGTAGGGGTGGCGTACATGCGTCTCGATGTCGGTACAGCGCTCGACGACGTCGACGACGGTGTTGACGTCGCCGAAATCGAGTCCGGGGTCCACTCCCTGGGTGTACATGTTCAGCGCCAGGGTGATGATATCGACGTTCCCGGTCCGTTCGCCGTTGCTGAGCAGGGTCCCCTCGACGCGGTCCGCCCCCGCCAGCAGTGCCAGCTCGGTCGCCGCGACGGAGGTGCCGCGATCGTTGTGCGTATGCGTCGAGATGAGAATGTGCTCGCGGTTGTCCAGGTGGCGGCTCATCCACTCGATCTGGTCGGCATAGATATTCGGTGTCGCCATCTCTACCGTCGCCGGGAGGTTGATGATGACCGGGCGTTCCGCGCTGATGCCCCAGCGTGCCGTGACGGCGTTACAGATCTGGGCGGCGAACTCCATCTCGGTCC
Encoded proteins:
- the leuA gene encoding 2-isopropylmalate synthase; its protein translation is MKNAQSGKYRPYPKIDLPQRQWPDNTIDKAPLWCSVDLRDGNQALVTPMNLDQKLELFDLLLKLGFKHIEVGFPSASKVEFDFLRTLVERGLIPDDVTIQVLVQAREHLIDKTFEALQGVKKAIVHLYNSTSTAQRKIVFKKEQDDITALALEGVDMVKSRAASFDGEITLEYSPESFTGTEMEFAAQICNAVTARWGISAERPVIINLPATVEMATPNIYADQIEWMSRHLDNREHILISTHTHNDRGTSVAATELALLAGADRVEGTLLSNGERTGNVDIITLALNMYTQGVDPGLDFGDVNTVVDVVERCTDIETHVRHPYVGELVYTAFSGSHQDAINKGLAYQRAKSEPFWEVPYLPIDPADVGRTYESIIRINSQSGKGGVAYILEDKFGYQLPKKMHPEIGRIVQGITDVEGRELTAEEILGIFEKTYFEVPQYIEFVDMAVNSETSKSGIVTVKLTYRFEGEEITSTGQGNGPIDACRKALGEKFPHAFVLRSYSEHSCGEQSSAKAVAYIEIETEDFGAFFGVGRDNDITIAGVMAMFSALNRAYHS